In Streptomyces sp. SLBN-118, the following are encoded in one genomic region:
- a CDS encoding 2-oxo acid dehydrogenase subunit E2 — protein MAEFTMPSLGADMEEGTLQEWLVQPGDQVHKGDAVAVVETAKSTIEVECFETGMVGQLLVEPGTTVPVGAALAVIEPTAEGPEKREKHRKAEKAEKAEGKRPVPSTPTLATPTTPPERAGVPAPSAAHERGHTEAGPLLRHAAERSGIDLDTLHGSGRGGRVTRTDVERATAAAIAAQPLRVRATPLARRLAAELDVDLAAVTGTGKDSAVRAADVRKAAPGPATAAPPSPDVAAPAHPSEDRATAMRQAIAGLMSRANRDIPHYYLSTTVDMAAAMDWLHEHNRRSRVAERLLPTALLLKAAARAAREVPELNGFWTDDHFTAGDGVHLGVAVSLRGGGLIAPALHDADSLELPQLMTALKDLVVRARTGRLRGSEVSDSTITVTNLGDQGVESVFGVIYPPQVSLVGFGRVGDRPCAVDGLLGVRPVVTATLSADHRATDGAVGARYLTTVDRLLQNPEQL, from the coding sequence ATGGCCGAGTTCACCATGCCGTCCCTGGGCGCCGACATGGAGGAGGGCACGCTCCAGGAATGGCTGGTACAGCCCGGTGACCAGGTCCATAAAGGCGATGCCGTCGCGGTCGTCGAAACCGCGAAGTCGACGATCGAGGTGGAGTGCTTCGAGACCGGGATGGTGGGGCAGCTGCTCGTCGAGCCGGGCACGACGGTGCCGGTCGGCGCGGCGCTCGCGGTGATCGAGCCGACCGCAGAAGGACCCGAGAAACGCGAGAAGCATCGAAAGGCCGAGAAGGCCGAGAAGGCCGAGGGGAAACGACCGGTCCCCTCGACGCCGACCCTCGCGACGCCCACCACCCCACCCGAACGCGCCGGGGTTCCGGCGCCGTCCGCTGCCCACGAACGCGGGCACACCGAAGCGGGCCCCTTGCTCCGGCATGCCGCGGAGCGCAGCGGCATCGACCTGGATACCCTCCACGGATCCGGGCGCGGAGGGCGTGTCACCCGAACCGACGTCGAGCGGGCCACGGCTGCCGCGATTGCTGCTCAGCCGTTGCGCGTACGGGCCACCCCCCTCGCCCGGCGGCTCGCCGCCGAACTGGACGTCGACCTGGCCGCGGTGACCGGGACCGGCAAGGACTCCGCCGTCCGTGCCGCGGACGTGCGCAAGGCAGCCCCCGGCCCGGCGACCGCGGCCCCGCCCTCGCCCGATGTCGCCGCCCCTGCGCATCCTTCCGAAGACCGGGCGACGGCCATGCGTCAGGCGATTGCAGGCCTCATGAGCCGCGCCAACCGCGACATCCCGCACTACTACCTGTCCACGACCGTCGACATGGCCGCCGCCATGGACTGGCTGCACGAGCACAACCGGCGCAGCCGGGTCGCCGAGCGACTGCTTCCCACAGCCCTGCTACTCAAGGCCGCGGCCCGCGCAGCTCGCGAGGTCCCCGAGCTCAACGGCTTCTGGACCGACGACCACTTCACCGCCGGCGACGGCGTACACCTCGGCGTGGCCGTGTCCCTGCGCGGCGGCGGGCTCATCGCCCCCGCCCTCCACGACGCTGACAGCCTCGAACTCCCGCAGTTGATGACCGCCTTGAAGGACCTGGTTGTCCGCGCCCGCACGGGCCGGCTGCGTGGATCGGAGGTATCCGACTCGACGATCACGGTCACCAATCTCGGCGATCAGGGCGTGGAGTCTGTCTTCGGCGTGATCTACCCGCCGCAGGTGTCCCTGGTCGGCTTCGGGCGGGTGGGCGACCGGCCGTGTGCTGTCGACGGCCTGCTGGGTGTACGGCCCGTCGTCACAGCCACCCTTTCGGCGGACCACCGAGCGACGGACGGCGCCGTGGGGGCCCGCTACCTGACGACGGTCGACCGCCTCTTGCAGAACCCGGAGCAGCTGTGA
- a CDS encoding SHOCT domain-containing protein, translating into MMFWFDHDVSGWGWFAMSAGMILFWALIITVAVLLFRALERPHEHTRTPTGPAPEQLLAERFARGEIDEEEYRRHLSVLRGAGPGTHP; encoded by the coding sequence ATGATGTTCTGGTTCGACCACGACGTCAGCGGGTGGGGCTGGTTCGCGATGTCGGCCGGCATGATCCTGTTCTGGGCGCTGATCATCACCGTTGCCGTGCTGCTCTTCCGCGCCCTGGAACGCCCGCACGAGCACACCCGTACCCCCACTGGGCCTGCGCCAGAGCAGCTGCTCGCCGAGCGGTTCGCCCGTGGCGAGATCGACGAGGAGGAATACCGGCGCCATCTGAGCGTGCTGCGCGGTGCCGGCC
- the pdhA gene encoding pyruvate dehydrogenase (acetyl-transferring) E1 component subunit alpha, translating into MSPARGTRTRKPSATSTPAKKAPTSKQSTTSELPDDRPGIGHKVNLLEAMTRIRRFEERCVELYSAAKIRGFVHLYIGEEAVAVGVSEALTPEDAVVSTYREHGHALARGIPAEAVMAEMYGRTTGCSGGRGGSMHLFDASRRFYGGNAIVAGGLPLAAGLALADRMRARPRVTCCFFGDGAFAEGEFHETANLAALWGLPLLLVCENNLYAMGTAIERHEAQTDLAMRAASYGMVAWAVDGMDVEAVEQAARRAAESIRAGAGPHFLELRTYRFRAHSMYDPDRYRDKEEVEQWKNRDPITRLVDRMRENDELGDKELARIEQQVTDEIDRAVETAEQAPEEPAENLLRHVTSAPVEVN; encoded by the coding sequence ATGAGCCCCGCACGCGGCACCCGCACCCGAAAGCCTTCGGCGACCTCGACGCCTGCGAAGAAGGCCCCGACGAGCAAGCAGAGCACGACGTCAGAACTTCCCGACGACCGGCCGGGCATCGGGCACAAGGTGAATCTGCTGGAGGCCATGACGCGCATCCGGCGCTTCGAGGAGCGATGCGTAGAGTTGTACAGCGCCGCCAAGATCCGCGGCTTCGTCCACCTCTACATCGGAGAGGAGGCCGTCGCCGTCGGCGTCAGCGAGGCGCTGACCCCCGAGGACGCGGTTGTCTCCACCTACCGCGAGCACGGCCACGCGCTGGCCCGCGGAATCCCGGCCGAAGCCGTCATGGCCGAGATGTACGGCAGGACGACCGGCTGCAGCGGTGGCCGGGGCGGATCGATGCATCTGTTCGACGCAAGCCGCCGCTTCTACGGCGGCAACGCGATCGTCGCCGGCGGGCTCCCCCTGGCCGCCGGCCTCGCTCTCGCCGACCGCATGCGCGCACGGCCCCGCGTCACGTGCTGCTTCTTCGGTGACGGGGCCTTCGCCGAGGGCGAGTTCCACGAGACGGCGAACCTCGCAGCCCTGTGGGGTCTGCCGCTGCTGCTCGTCTGCGAGAACAACCTCTATGCCATGGGCACAGCCATCGAGCGGCACGAGGCACAGACAGACCTGGCCATGCGTGCCGCATCGTACGGCATGGTCGCCTGGGCCGTGGACGGCATGGACGTCGAAGCCGTCGAGCAGGCCGCCCGCCGGGCTGCCGAGAGCATCCGGGCCGGAGCCGGACCTCACTTCCTGGAGCTGCGCACCTACCGCTTCCGCGCCCACTCCATGTACGACCCGGACCGCTACCGGGACAAGGAGGAGGTCGAACAGTGGAAGAACCGGGACCCGATCACCCGCCTCGTGGACCGCATGCGCGAGAACGATGAGCTGGGCGACAAGGAACTCGCCCGGATCGAGCAGCAGGTCACCGACGAGATCGACCGCGCCGTCGAAACGGCCGAACAGGCGCCCGAGGAACCGGCCGAAAACCTGCTCCGCCATGTCACCAGTGCTCCGGTGGAGGTGAACTGA
- a CDS encoding alpha-ketoacid dehydrogenase subunit beta, with the protein MGATGQPQEPKTTYREAMREALREALRSDDRVFLMGEDVGRYGGCFGVSLGLLEEFGPERVRDTPLSESAFVGAGIGAALAGMRPIVEIMTVNFSLLALDQILNNAATLLHMSGGQLPVPLVIRMTTGAGRQLAAQHSHSLEGWYAHIPGIRVLAPATIEDARHMLAPALADRDPVLIFEHGSLYNASGELPPPTAPVDLEHAAIRRPGTDISLITYGGSLPKALAAADELAAEGISADVIDLRTLRPLDDAAITGSVARTHRVVVIDEAWRTGSLAAEVSARIAEESFYDLDAPVERVCSAEVPIPYARRLEEAALPQTADIVAAAHRVVE; encoded by the coding sequence ATGGGCGCCACCGGGCAGCCGCAGGAGCCGAAGACCACCTACCGGGAGGCGATGCGTGAGGCCCTGCGTGAGGCCCTGCGCTCCGACGATCGCGTCTTCCTCATGGGCGAGGATGTGGGCCGGTACGGCGGATGTTTCGGCGTCAGCCTCGGCCTGCTGGAGGAGTTCGGGCCGGAACGGGTTCGCGACACCCCGCTGTCGGAATCCGCGTTCGTGGGCGCGGGCATCGGCGCGGCCTTGGCCGGGATGCGGCCCATCGTCGAGATCATGACCGTGAACTTCAGCCTGCTCGCCCTCGACCAGATCCTCAATAACGCCGCCACGCTGTTGCACATGTCGGGCGGCCAGCTGCCCGTGCCGCTGGTGATCCGCATGACGACGGGCGCAGGGCGGCAGCTCGCCGCACAGCATTCGCACAGTCTGGAGGGCTGGTACGCGCACATTCCCGGCATCCGCGTCCTCGCACCGGCCACCATCGAGGACGCGCGCCATATGCTGGCCCCGGCGCTGGCTGACCGCGACCCCGTACTGATCTTCGAGCACGGAAGCCTCTACAACGCCTCGGGCGAACTCCCTCCTCCCACCGCCCCCGTGGATCTGGAACACGCCGCGATCCGCCGCCCCGGCACCGACATCTCCCTGATCACGTACGGCGGTTCGCTGCCCAAAGCCCTCGCGGCGGCGGACGAGCTTGCCGCCGAAGGCATCAGCGCCGACGTGATCGACCTGCGCACGCTCCGTCCCCTCGACGATGCGGCCATCACCGGTTCGGTAGCCCGTACGCACCGAGTCGTGGTCATCGATGAGGCATGGCGCACCGGAAGCCTCGCCGCTGAGGTGTCCGCCCGCATCGCCGAGGAGTCGTTCTACGACCTGGACGCACCTGTGGAGCGAGTGTGCAGCGCGGAAGTCCCCATTCCATATGCCCGGCGGCTTGAGGAGGCGGCCCTGCCGCAGACCGCCGACATCGTCGCGGCGGCGCACCGGGTGGTGGAGTGA
- a CDS encoding acyl carrier protein: protein MNRTEALDVVKESIARVIPDADFGALGPDDAFRDVLEMDSLDFLSFVETLGERTGIRIDDEDTVFFTTLSGSAGFLVDRTENGDVR, encoded by the coding sequence GTGAACCGAACCGAAGCACTGGACGTGGTCAAGGAGTCAATCGCCCGCGTCATCCCGGATGCCGACTTCGGCGCCTTGGGGCCGGACGACGCGTTCCGCGACGTCCTCGAGATGGACTCGCTGGACTTCCTGAGCTTCGTCGAGACCCTCGGCGAACGCACCGGCATACGCATCGACGACGAGGACACGGTGTTCTTCACCACACTGTCCGGCAGCGCCGGCTTCCTCGTCGACCGTACAGAGAACGGAGACGTGCGATGA
- the acsA gene encoding acetate--CoA ligase: MHWETIHKDTAPGVTPNLADYELARSDFTWSQARTALAGLPGGGLNIAHEAVDRHADSASGDKVALQCVARDNAVSTVTYTELARRTARFANALRSLGVGHGDRVFTLLGRCPELYTAVLGTLKNTSVLCPLFSAFGPDPVEQRLRLGDARVLVTTAALYQRKVAERRASLPGLEQVLIVGPGAEELTGTVSFDELMSSVSDSFIIPPTSPEDMALLHFTSGTTGTPKGAIHVHEAVVAHQATAASALDLHPEDVYWCTADPGWVTGMSYGIVAPLAHGVTVVVDEGDYDARRWYRILGEQQVSVWYTAPTALRMLMRATPRQGPYDLPRSYDLSALRFIASVGEPLNPEAVVWGQEVLGLPVHDNWWQTETGCIMISNFAACDIRPGSMGRPLPGVEAAVLKRGEDGRALITDGKVTQVENPDVEGELALRPGWPSMFRGYLHDKERYQAAFADGWYLTGDLARRDAEGWYWFVGRADDVIKSAGHLIGPFEVESALMEHPAVAEAGVIGRPDPIAGNIVKAFVSLRPGIEPSSDLERELLAFARRRLGPAVAPREIAFDQNLPKTRSGKVMRRVLRARELGLPTGDLSTLEGSA, translated from the coding sequence ATGCACTGGGAGACGATCCATAAGGACACCGCGCCCGGTGTCACCCCGAATCTCGCCGACTACGAACTGGCTCGTTCCGATTTCACCTGGTCGCAGGCACGTACTGCGCTGGCCGGGCTGCCGGGCGGGGGGCTGAACATTGCACACGAGGCGGTCGACCGGCACGCGGATTCTGCATCAGGGGACAAGGTCGCGCTGCAGTGCGTCGCCCGCGACAACGCCGTCTCAACTGTCACCTACACCGAGTTGGCCCGCCGTACGGCCCGCTTCGCGAACGCCTTGCGGTCGCTCGGCGTCGGCCATGGAGACCGGGTCTTCACCCTGCTCGGCCGCTGTCCTGAGCTCTACACGGCAGTGTTGGGCACGCTGAAGAACACCAGCGTGCTGTGCCCGCTCTTCTCGGCGTTCGGCCCTGACCCGGTGGAGCAGCGGCTGCGTCTGGGTGACGCCCGGGTTTTGGTCACCACCGCGGCCCTGTACCAGCGCAAGGTGGCCGAGCGCCGAGCTTCGCTGCCCGGGCTCGAGCAGGTGCTCATCGTCGGGCCGGGTGCCGAGGAGCTGACTGGCACGGTCTCCTTCGACGAGCTCATGTCCTCCGTCTCCGACTCCTTCATCATCCCGCCGACCTCACCGGAAGACATGGCTCTGCTGCACTTCACGAGCGGAACCACCGGAACACCCAAAGGTGCGATCCATGTCCACGAAGCGGTCGTCGCCCATCAGGCCACGGCTGCCTCCGCGCTCGATCTGCACCCCGAGGACGTGTATTGGTGCACTGCGGACCCCGGTTGGGTCACCGGCATGTCGTACGGCATCGTCGCCCCGCTCGCCCACGGTGTGACAGTCGTCGTCGACGAGGGCGACTATGACGCCCGGCGCTGGTACCGGATCCTCGGTGAACAGCAGGTCAGCGTCTGGTACACGGCACCCACGGCCCTGCGGATGCTCATGCGCGCCACACCCCGCCAAGGCCCGTACGACCTGCCGCGCTCGTACGACCTGTCGGCCCTGCGGTTCATCGCCTCCGTCGGTGAGCCGCTCAACCCCGAGGCCGTGGTGTGGGGCCAGGAGGTGCTGGGCCTGCCGGTCCACGACAACTGGTGGCAGACCGAGACCGGCTGCATCATGATCTCGAACTTCGCGGCATGCGACATCCGGCCCGGCTCGATGGGGCGACCGCTGCCCGGTGTCGAGGCGGCCGTGCTCAAGCGCGGCGAGGACGGCCGGGCGCTGATCACCGACGGCAAGGTCACGCAGGTGGAGAACCCGGACGTCGAGGGCGAGTTGGCGCTGAGGCCGGGCTGGCCGTCCATGTTCCGCGGCTATCTGCACGACAAGGAGCGTTACCAGGCCGCGTTCGCCGACGGCTGGTACCTGACCGGTGACTTGGCCAGGCGGGATGCGGAGGGCTGGTACTGGTTCGTGGGACGTGCCGACGACGTCATCAAGTCGGCAGGCCACCTGATCGGCCCGTTCGAGGTGGAGAGCGCGCTCATGGAACACCCGGCGGTCGCCGAAGCCGGAGTAATCGGACGGCCGGACCCCATCGCCGGAAACATCGTCAAAGCATTCGTGTCGCTGCGCCCCGGCATCGAGCCAAGCTCGGATCTCGAACGCGAACTGCTGGCCTTCGCCCGCCGCAGGCTGGGCCCCGCCGTCGCACCCCGGGAGATCGCATTCGACCAGAACCTGCCCAAGACCCGCAGCGGCAAGGTCATGCGCCGAGTGCTGCGCGCCCGCGAACTCGGCCTGCCCACCGGCGACCTGTCCACCCTGGAGGGATCGGCATGA